One part of the Lemur catta isolate mLemCat1 chromosome 13, mLemCat1.pri, whole genome shotgun sequence genome encodes these proteins:
- the LOC123649107 gene encoding olfactory receptor 2AK2-like produces MNTGNQSFGTDFILLGLFQYGQTNTLLFAAIVIIFLVALMGNVILIHLIRLDARLHTPMYWLLSQLSTIDMMYISTTVPKMAMDFLSQSKTITVLGCEIQTYMFLVLGGTEALLLGFMSYDRYVAICHPLRYPTLMSKKTCCFMVSCAWTSSSVNSLVHTLYVFQLPFRRSLLINHFFCEVPSLLPLVCQDTSQYEHTILLSGLIILLLPFMAILASYAHVLTVVFQMSSGKGKKKAISTCSSHLTVASLFYMTTLFTYTRPHSLHSPSQDRVVAVFYAIVTPLLNPFIYSLRNKDVMGAARRLLV; encoded by the coding sequence ATGAACACGGGAAATCAAAGTTTTGGGACAGATTTTATACTTCTTGGGCTTTTCCAATATGGCCAAACGAACACTTTGCTCTTTGCTGCCATCGTCATCATCTTTCTGGTGGCTCTGATGGGGAATGTCATACTGATCCACCTCATTCGACTGGACGCCAGACTCCACACCCCGATGTACTGGCTGCTCAGCCAGCTCTCCACCATCGACATGATGTACATCTCCACCACTGTGCCCAAGATGGCAATGGACTTTCTCTCACAGAGTAAGACCATTACCGTTTTGGGCTGTGAGATTCAAACATATATGTTCTTGGTCCTCGGTGGAACTGAAGCTCTTCTTCTAGGTTTCATGTCTTATGATCGATATGTAGCCATCTGTCATCCTTTACGTTACCCTACACTCATGAGCAAGAAGACCTGCTGCTTCATGGTTTCATGTGCATGGACCAGTAGTTCTGTCAACTCTTTAGTACATACGCTCTATGTATTTCAGCTTCCATTCCGTAGGTCTCTGCTCATTAACCACTTTTTCTGTGAGGTTCCATCTCTACTGCCATTGGTGTGTCAGGACACGTCCCAGTATGAGCATACTATCCTGTTGAGCGGGCTTATTATTCTGCTGCTACCATTCATGGCCATTCTAGCTTCCTATGCTCATGTGCTTACTGTTGTGTTCCAGATGAGCTcaggtaaaggaaagaaaaaagctattTCCACTTGCTCCTCCCACCTGACTGTGGCAAGCCTATTCTATATGACCACTCTGTTTACCTATACGAGGCCACACTCCTTGCATTCTCCTTCACAGGATAGGGTTGTGGCAGTATTTTATGCCATTGTCACCCCTCTTCTGAACCCATTTATCTATAGCCTGCGGAATAAGGATGTCATGGGAGCTGCGAGGAGATTGTTGGTGTAA